The Chitinophaga flava genome has a segment encoding these proteins:
- a CDS encoding oxidoreductase, whose product MNTIKHPIFQPLQLPGHLLKNRLTIAPMSRVSATSEGLATSEMADYYTAFAKGGFSMIITEGSYTDEMASKSYPHQPGLVSPSHAAAWQPVTEQVKTHGALIIAQLMHAGALSQYSPETIAPSAIQPVGVKLAQYGGTGAYPFPKAMSPEDINTVKEGFVNAAKFALQAGFDGVELHAANGYLLDQFLTPELNVREDHYGGNTSNRFRIIAEIIDAIRAVVPVHFLVGIRLSEGKVNDLKYRWKDGAAMAIEILEEAGKTAPDFIHIAVQTGEWERDSFYSNGTSYAALAKQITGKVIIANGGMHQLTRAARVIEESHADLLSIGKAALADPAWPLHTLNGTPSLAFHPDMLWPEATIKHTNAIIKSKHITIS is encoded by the coding sequence ATGAACACAATAAAACATCCAATATTTCAACCGTTGCAATTGCCGGGACATCTATTAAAAAACAGATTGACGATAGCGCCTATGTCCCGCGTAAGCGCTACCTCCGAAGGGTTGGCCACTAGTGAGATGGCAGACTATTATACTGCATTTGCCAAAGGAGGGTTCAGTATGATCATCACCGAAGGCAGTTACACAGATGAGATGGCGAGTAAAAGTTATCCTCATCAACCCGGACTTGTCTCCCCTTCTCATGCAGCAGCCTGGCAACCAGTAACAGAACAGGTGAAAACACATGGTGCCCTTATCATTGCACAACTGATGCATGCAGGCGCTCTATCCCAGTACTCTCCGGAAACGATTGCTCCTTCTGCTATACAACCGGTAGGCGTTAAATTGGCACAATATGGAGGTACAGGCGCTTACCCCTTTCCGAAGGCTATGAGCCCGGAAGATATTAATACCGTTAAAGAAGGTTTTGTAAATGCCGCCAAATTCGCGCTCCAGGCTGGTTTTGATGGAGTAGAATTACATGCTGCCAACGGATACCTGCTCGATCAGTTTCTTACACCCGAATTAAACGTTCGTGAAGATCATTATGGAGGCAATACCAGCAACCGTTTCCGCATCATCGCTGAAATTATTGATGCTATCAGAGCGGTTGTACCAGTGCATTTCCTGGTAGGTATACGGCTATCAGAAGGAAAGGTTAATGATCTCAAATACCGCTGGAAAGATGGTGCGGCCATGGCCATCGAAATTTTGGAGGAAGCCGGAAAAACAGCCCCCGATTTTATTCATATTGCTGTTCAAACCGGAGAGTGGGAGCGAGATAGCTTTTACAGCAATGGCACCTCTTATGCCGCACTGGCAAAACAAATAACCGGCAAGGTGATCATCGCTAACGGCGGAATGCACCAACTGACAAGGGCCGCCAGGGTTATCGAAGAATCGCATGCCGACCTTCTCTCTATAGGAAAGGCTGCCCTGGCCGATCCGGCCTGGCCTTTGCACACACTGAACGGAACACCATCCCTTGCCTTCCATCCTGATATGCTTTGGCCCGAAGCCACGATCAAACATACAAATGCAATTATCAAATCCAAACACATCACTATCTCATGA
- a CDS encoding NAD(P)H-dependent oxidoreductase, with protein sequence MKIFIINGGQVFAHSGGKFNDSLTDWTTGFLGHKRFEYRVTNISDDFDPMAEVENFKWADIVIYHTPIWWFQVPNRLKTYIDEVFTAGHQNGMYTSDGRSRKNPAINYGTGGLMQGKKYMVTTSWNAPDTAFTLPGEFFDQKSVDDGVMFGFHKMNQFVGMDRIEGFHFHDLEKNATQERVDNYRHSYLKHLEGVFTFEKQLS encoded by the coding sequence ATGAAGATATTCATTATCAATGGTGGACAGGTTTTCGCGCATTCCGGCGGGAAGTTCAACGACTCTCTAACGGACTGGACAACAGGATTCCTGGGTCACAAAAGATTCGAATACAGAGTTACCAATATCAGCGACGACTTTGATCCCATGGCTGAAGTGGAAAACTTTAAATGGGCAGATATCGTCATCTATCACACCCCCATATGGTGGTTCCAGGTGCCTAACCGTTTAAAAACGTATATCGATGAAGTGTTCACCGCGGGCCATCAAAACGGGATGTATACCAGCGATGGAAGAAGCCGTAAAAATCCTGCTATCAATTATGGCACCGGCGGACTGATGCAGGGCAAAAAATATATGGTCACTACTTCCTGGAACGCGCCGGATACAGCTTTTACCTTGCCTGGTGAATTTTTCGACCAAAAATCAGTCGATGATGGCGTTATGTTCGGGTTTCACAAAATGAACCAGTTTGTAGGGATGGACAGAATAGAAGGGTTTCATTTTCATGACCTGGAAAAAAATGCTACACAGGAGCGGGTTGACAACTATCGTCATAGCTATCTCAAACATCTGGAAGGAGTATTCACTTTTGAAAAACAATTATCATGA
- a CDS encoding LytR/AlgR family response regulator transcription factor, translating into MTITTVIIEDDEKNMHVICDLIRQFAPDLEVVGTASHISESIELIENRAPQLVFMDIQIADGTGFDVLRKLSAKNFELVFITAYDNYALKAFKFAAIDYLLKPVGLNEFREAVDRARTRINEKTRHQHVDTLLHNLAQQSSQDRKISVATVNGFEFLDLKDIIWCHSEGSYTTFHLANNMKVTSSRGLGFYENLLGANNFCRIHQSTIINLRFIKSYIKGKNGYVTMTNGVKLEISQRRKNDFLNTL; encoded by the coding sequence ATGACTATAACCACTGTTATTATTGAAGATGATGAAAAAAACATGCATGTAATCTGCGACCTGATCCGGCAATTTGCGCCGGACCTGGAGGTAGTTGGCACCGCCAGCCATATCTCAGAAAGCATAGAGCTGATTGAGAACAGAGCACCACAGCTGGTATTCATGGATATCCAGATAGCTGACGGAACAGGATTTGATGTACTGCGTAAACTATCTGCAAAGAACTTTGAACTGGTTTTTATAACTGCATATGATAATTATGCCCTCAAGGCATTCAAGTTTGCGGCGATAGACTATTTGCTGAAACCCGTTGGCCTCAATGAGTTCAGAGAGGCTGTTGACCGGGCACGTACACGGATAAACGAAAAAACCAGACATCAGCATGTGGACACCCTGTTACACAACCTGGCCCAGCAAAGCAGCCAGGACAGGAAAATAAGCGTGGCTACCGTCAACGGGTTTGAGTTTCTCGACCTCAAGGATATTATCTGGTGTCATTCAGAAGGCAGCTATACTACTTTTCACCTGGCGAACAATATGAAGGTCACCTCCTCCCGTGGCCTCGGATTTTATGAGAATCTCCTCGGTGCAAATAACTTTTGCCGCATCCATCAATCTACGATCATCAACTTACGTTTCATAAAGAGTTATATCAAAGGAAAAAACGGCTATGTGACCATGACAAACGGTGTCAAGCTGGAGATTTCACAACGGCGTAAAAATGATTTCCTGAATACGCTGTGA
- a CDS encoding RidA family protein: MKISQIKINPDPYQPFRLAQGYRAGDLLFISGQTAIDDHGQLIGIGDFDKQATQAFENLERVLKAGGSSLKNVIKVTILLKDMGNFNKIVALRGKYFTAPYPADTILEVSSLYSPDALIEIEAVAVADDAAEWKQ, encoded by the coding sequence ATGAAAATCTCACAAATAAAAATCAATCCAGATCCGTATCAACCTTTCCGCCTTGCTCAGGGCTATCGCGCCGGTGATCTCTTATTCATTTCCGGACAAACAGCTATTGATGATCATGGTCAATTAATCGGGATCGGTGATTTTGACAAGCAGGCTACCCAGGCTTTTGAGAACCTGGAAAGAGTATTGAAAGCAGGTGGTTCCAGTCTCAAAAATGTGATAAAAGTAACTATCCTGTTAAAGGATATGGGTAACTTTAATAAGATCGTTGCTTTGAGAGGTAAATATTTTACCGCTCCTTATCCTGCAGACACAATACTGGAAGTATCTTCCCTTTATTCTCCTGATGCGCTGATAGAAATAGAAGCAGTGGCTGTGGCAGATGATGCAGCAGAATGGAAACAGTAA
- a CDS encoding MFS transporter, with protein sequence MMKKIAYIGCLGMLGVITTEFGVIGILPQVAQYYAISIDKAGLLLSAFAMVIALAGPFMTLFMSGFNRKKIMALSLGLFLISGIISLLSPPFWLLLVARMLPAFLQPVYISTAIAAATGAADKKDEHKMMAIVLGGIGIATVTTVPFATYIADLFGNWQASFVVQSIVSLSALTCILTMLPSMPVAERKPLGNQLLILQKPAFIISAVMVFLMNAAMFTTYSYFADYLGKVNGMSAGTISGMLLLFGVMGVLGNFTAGKTMGKSLTGTTVVFLGGLTLTAIGIYYSGPLSFSTVLLIALWGFLHTPCFLTGQAYMIAFAREAPEFANSLSISFGNLGISSGTLAGGWVISRYGVSSTPWAMCVFGVAALVLILLQTFYEKSRKPVACPD encoded by the coding sequence ATGATGAAAAAGATTGCATACATAGGATGTTTGGGAATGTTGGGCGTTATTACAACAGAATTTGGTGTCATCGGTATCCTGCCGCAGGTAGCACAGTATTATGCCATCAGTATAGATAAAGCCGGGTTGCTGCTAAGTGCCTTTGCCATGGTGATTGCGCTTGCAGGACCATTTATGACACTGTTTATGTCCGGATTCAACCGCAAAAAAATAATGGCGCTCAGCCTTGGCCTCTTCCTGATTTCGGGAATCATCTCTCTGCTATCGCCACCATTCTGGCTGTTGCTGGTTGCCAGAATGCTGCCTGCTTTTCTGCAGCCGGTTTATATCTCTACCGCTATCGCTGCTGCCACCGGTGCTGCGGATAAAAAAGACGAGCATAAAATGATGGCCATTGTATTGGGAGGAATCGGTATTGCCACCGTGACAACAGTACCCTTTGCCACTTATATAGCAGACCTGTTCGGGAACTGGCAGGCATCGTTTGTGGTACAGAGTATAGTTAGTCTGTCAGCCCTGACCTGTATACTGACTATGCTGCCTTCCATGCCTGTAGCGGAAAGGAAGCCGCTGGGCAATCAATTGCTGATTCTTCAGAAGCCGGCGTTCATCATCAGTGCGGTGATGGTATTCCTGATGAATGCGGCCATGTTCACCACCTATTCCTATTTCGCCGATTACCTTGGTAAAGTAAATGGTATGAGTGCCGGCACCATCAGCGGCATGCTGTTATTGTTTGGCGTGATGGGCGTGTTGGGTAATTTTACTGCAGGTAAGACAATGGGTAAAAGCCTTACCGGAACAACGGTTGTTTTTCTGGGAGGACTAACGCTAACGGCTATAGGTATCTATTATTCCGGTCCTCTATCTTTTAGCACGGTACTGCTGATAGCGCTGTGGGGCTTCCTGCATACGCCTTGTTTTCTCACCGGGCAGGCCTATATGATTGCTTTTGCCCGGGAAGCACCGGAGTTTGCCAATAGCCTTTCCATTTCATTTGGTAACCTGGGTATATCATCCGGTACATTAGCGGGTGGATGGGTCATCAGCCGATATGGCGTGAGCAGTACGCCCTGGGCCATGTGTGTGTTTGGTGTGGCCGCTTTGGTACTGATATTACTCCAAACCTTTTATGAAAAAAGCAGAAAACCAGTAGCATGCCCGGACTGA
- a CDS encoding winged helix-turn-helix transcriptional regulator has protein sequence MKTECIGDYVKFNGKAYPCTVSLTMNLIGGKWKAVILYHLKDGEKRYNELRKEIPSITEMTLSLQLKQLEKDGLITRKVFGKKPPVKVVYDLTRLGESFVPVLEAITQWGNKAVTDNGEFVHS, from the coding sequence ATGAAAACAGAGTGTATTGGAGATTATGTAAAATTTAACGGGAAAGCCTACCCTTGTACAGTTAGTTTAACCATGAATCTGATCGGAGGAAAATGGAAAGCCGTAATTCTTTATCATCTCAAAGATGGGGAGAAAAGATATAATGAACTCCGTAAAGAGATACCTTCCATTACGGAAATGACGCTAAGTCTGCAATTGAAACAATTAGAAAAAGACGGATTGATAACAAGAAAGGTATTTGGTAAAAAACCTCCGGTTAAAGTCGTTTATGACTTAACCAGATTGGGGGAAAGTTTTGTACCGGTACTGGAAGCCATTACCCAATGGGGCAACAAAGCAGTGACAGATAATGGAGAATTTGTACACAGTTAG
- a CDS encoding Crp/Fnr family transcriptional regulator, with amino-acid sequence MSTFSNYYDMILDHVSARVTLTADEKQLFCDALTLRNLLPRQYLLQQGDICRHESFLCKGFLRSFYVDDQGDEHTLHFALEDWWIADLQSFIRQEPATRSIIAMEPVTVLQIEKHTREELLKEVPALERFWRILNENACASQDERILNNITLTGAERYAQLLKKYPSIDQRMPLKHIASYLGITPVFLSQIRKSNLKN; translated from the coding sequence ATGTCTACATTCTCCAACTATTATGATATGATCCTTGATCATGTGTCTGCACGGGTCACCTTAACGGCTGATGAAAAGCAACTTTTTTGCGATGCCCTAACATTACGGAACTTATTGCCCAGGCAATACCTGCTGCAGCAAGGCGATATTTGCAGACATGAAAGTTTTTTGTGTAAAGGATTTCTGCGTTCTTTTTATGTAGATGATCAGGGAGATGAACATACGTTACATTTTGCATTGGAAGATTGGTGGATAGCAGATTTGCAAAGCTTTATTAGGCAGGAACCGGCTACACGCAGTATTATAGCCATGGAACCCGTCACTGTATTACAGATCGAAAAGCATACAAGAGAAGAGTTGTTGAAAGAGGTACCAGCGCTCGAACGTTTTTGGCGTATACTCAATGAAAATGCATGTGCCTCACAAGATGAACGTATTCTGAATAATATCACCCTCACAGGGGCAGAACGTTATGCGCAGTTATTAAAAAAATATCCTTCCATAGATCAGCGTATGCCCCTGAAGCATATTGCTTCTTATCTCGGCATTACACCTGTATTCCTAAGCCAGATCAGGAAAAGTAACCTGAAAAATTAA
- a CDS encoding amidohydrolase family protein, which yields MAKMIFQYNYVRAGLLVTACLLAIMAFTAVPQKNPVTRQVNDYFEQIRRNPQLLTAFFTAMPKGGDLHHHYSGSVYGETYWEILSDNNGWINTTSLETDTPGAVHQAPWKRLAELQNDSRLDSVKQAFLRKVSIKDYDPSIGPPDQHFFATFGKMGTVASFRMEVGLRELKQRALKENVQYIETMLGQVDTVVSLPDGANWEKSLTAASLKDSLAVFNTLNKLHTALISAGVATAAKGYCHRLAEMHNKAHPDDSSFMIRYQLSIRRSLSPLQVYRRLLLAFQVASQDTLVVGVNLVTREDGDVSMRDYSLHMLMFADLSRRYPGVKYALHAGELAMGMVRPEQLRSHITEAVMTAGAKRIGHGVTIAYESDWKMVLHRMSAQKIPVEINLSSNEFILKVKNEEHPVLLYHSHKVPIVIGTDDAGVLRTDLTRQYVLLAARYPSLRYTDIKEMIRNSIIYSFIQPAASKEQQLRKLDTALLKFEEQVLAYRQHQHNR from the coding sequence ATGGCAAAGATGATCTTTCAATATAACTACGTACGGGCAGGACTGTTAGTCACTGCCTGCCTGCTGGCCATCATGGCTTTTACAGCCGTTCCCCAAAAAAATCCTGTAACCCGGCAGGTCAACGACTATTTTGAGCAGATCCGGCGCAACCCACAGCTACTGACTGCATTTTTTACCGCTATGCCCAAAGGCGGAGATCTTCACCATCATTATTCGGGATCAGTGTATGGAGAAACCTATTGGGAGATACTTTCAGATAATAATGGTTGGATAAATACGACCAGCCTTGAAACAGATACCCCTGGCGCTGTTCACCAGGCCCCATGGAAACGGTTGGCAGAACTGCAGAATGACAGCAGGCTGGACTCCGTTAAACAGGCCTTTTTGAGAAAGGTGTCTATCAAGGATTATGACCCTTCTATAGGTCCACCGGACCAGCACTTTTTCGCCACATTCGGGAAAATGGGTACTGTGGCCTCATTCAGGATGGAAGTGGGATTACGGGAGCTGAAGCAAAGGGCGTTGAAGGAAAATGTTCAATATATTGAAACGATGCTGGGGCAGGTTGACACCGTTGTGAGCCTGCCTGATGGCGCCAACTGGGAAAAATCACTGACTGCGGCTTCGTTGAAGGACAGCCTGGCAGTATTTAATACGCTCAACAAATTACATACGGCGCTGATTTCGGCAGGGGTGGCCACTGCCGCAAAGGGCTATTGTCACCGGCTGGCCGAAATGCATAACAAAGCCCATCCTGATGATAGTTCCTTCATGATACGCTATCAGCTCAGCATCCGGCGGTCGTTGTCCCCCCTTCAGGTATACCGGCGGTTATTGCTGGCTTTTCAGGTAGCCAGCCAGGATACATTGGTGGTGGGCGTTAATCTGGTGACAAGGGAGGATGGGGATGTGTCCATGCGGGATTATAGTCTGCATATGCTGATGTTTGCGGACCTTAGCCGGCGTTATCCCGGAGTGAAGTATGCCTTGCATGCCGGTGAGCTGGCGATGGGCATGGTGAGGCCGGAGCAGTTGCGTTCTCACATTACGGAGGCCGTGATGACAGCCGGAGCTAAACGTATAGGCCACGGCGTTACTATCGCATATGAATCTGATTGGAAAATGGTGCTGCACAGGATGTCGGCTCAGAAGATCCCTGTAGAAATCAACCTGAGCAGCAATGAATTTATTTTAAAAGTCAAAAATGAAGAGCACCCTGTGCTGCTGTATCATTCGCATAAAGTCCCCATCGTTATCGGTACAGATGATGCCGGCGTGCTCCGCACTGATCTCACCCGGCAATATGTGCTGCTGGCCGCCAGATACCCTTCATTACGTTATACAGATATAAAGGAGATGATCAGAAACAGCATCATCTATAGTTTTATACAACCGGCCGCCAGCAAGGAGCAGCAGCTCCGCAAACTGGATACTGCATTGCTGAAATTTGAAGAGCAGGTTCTGGCCTATCGTCAGCATCAACACAACCGATAA
- a CDS encoding sensor histidine kinase: MRLYHHLNTCLLTIRLTLILLFLTAARAHCQDPSYTQYTVKDGLPGPIVYQALQDKNGFIWFATNQGVSRFDGKSFKNFSKADGLPDNEILKLYIDKHNNMWFISGAGIPALYREGKIWSMKHCKGVFSITEDFTGDSIYLHSSYSEGTQLVKGYYVSSNKTDQWKFTHHTFFPDDDFLRSTLLKGSTEKKVNFYFSLAGDSTYKLAIKSKTKTRSYTFPYLHLDGFFPFNIKFLHTYNTRKGSLLFVTEVLYEADSSGLKVICPIQSLQLNYRNTNSIFCENDSILWCCSRDKGLIRVTNYASSHRIVQTFFPKTYCTSIIKDHEGGYWVTTHNDGVYYLPNLNAYYLSGLNDLASKDVKTIKTIDKNRMVAGFANGNILEIHLPDIKSKAYTQWNSSNLNNRIMDIKPYGQRQLMVASDYGLHSLNADNTSTTIFHGISIKGIHLISDTTIAVATSAGILIMTPHEREPRPVLKHKATCINGLGKNYYWGSMNGVYALLNDSIHYLGTQYPQLSGIINRINIAPDSAIWISTPEGLHILKNGQLSTIGKKQGLLSDICKDVFFDGNIAWVSTDQGISRIIYRWNHNTPIYSISGITENDGLISSDVNQTTVSDNYIWAATARGICFMSKNDTPRAMLNPLININTVIRDNDEIVPRDTVAIDYRKNKLRIELSGISFRSGKQTTYQYRFKNLDSNWTSTATDVLEFSTLPFGIHTFEVRAVDRWGNKSDPVKRITITVIPPFWKTSWFIFFTYLFTGALIGYSVYVYFKIQQRKKDKIYQAKKEMAELEMKVLRGQMNPHFIFNCLGSIQHHILRADITNANLYLYKFSKLIRNILQYSIAATITLEEEVEVLELYLELEKVRLGERMNYVVEVTPDIDPTFINIPSMIIQPYVENAIKHGITPLVDRAGNIRISFNRENNYLVCIIDDDGIGIRASLTAQKANFSGYISMGTGITKSRIDVINAIQKNKILLEIIDKEASNLSGKGTIVRVSFPILND; this comes from the coding sequence ATGCGCCTATATCACCATTTAAATACTTGTTTGCTGACTATACGACTAACGCTGATCTTACTATTCCTTACCGCGGCCAGAGCGCATTGTCAGGACCCATCCTATACGCAGTATACTGTTAAGGACGGCTTGCCGGGCCCTATTGTATACCAGGCTCTCCAGGATAAAAACGGCTTTATATGGTTTGCCACCAACCAGGGGGTAAGCCGGTTTGACGGCAAATCATTTAAAAACTTCAGCAAAGCAGATGGCCTGCCCGACAATGAAATACTGAAATTATACATAGATAAACATAATAATATGTGGTTTATCTCCGGAGCTGGTATCCCTGCTTTATACCGTGAGGGGAAGATCTGGAGTATGAAACATTGTAAAGGTGTTTTTTCCATTACGGAAGACTTTACCGGGGACTCCATTTACCTTCATAGCAGTTATTCTGAAGGGACGCAACTGGTTAAAGGCTATTATGTATCGTCTAATAAAACGGATCAATGGAAATTTACCCATCATACTTTTTTCCCCGATGATGATTTTCTTCGATCGACCTTATTAAAAGGGTCTACCGAAAAAAAAGTCAATTTTTACTTCTCACTGGCAGGTGACTCTACCTATAAACTGGCGATAAAAAGTAAAACCAAAACCCGTAGTTATACCTTTCCTTATCTCCATCTCGATGGCTTTTTCCCCTTTAACATTAAATTTCTGCATACATATAATACCAGGAAGGGCTCACTCCTGTTTGTCACGGAGGTCTTATATGAAGCAGACAGCTCAGGGTTAAAAGTCATCTGTCCGATTCAATCTCTTCAGTTAAACTACCGCAACACCAATTCCATTTTCTGCGAGAATGACTCTATTTTATGGTGCTGCTCGAGAGACAAAGGGCTGATCCGGGTAACCAACTACGCCTCCTCCCACCGGATAGTCCAGACCTTTTTCCCGAAAACCTACTGTACATCGATTATAAAAGACCATGAAGGCGGATATTGGGTGACCACTCATAATGACGGGGTTTATTACCTTCCCAATCTGAATGCGTACTATCTGTCAGGCCTAAACGATCTGGCCTCCAAAGACGTAAAAACCATTAAAACGATTGATAAAAACCGTATGGTGGCAGGTTTTGCCAACGGAAACATCCTGGAAATACATCTTCCTGATATAAAAAGCAAGGCATACACCCAATGGAACAGCAGCAACCTCAATAACAGGATCATGGACATCAAGCCCTATGGCCAGCGTCAGCTGATGGTGGCCAGTGATTACGGGCTTCATTCCCTTAACGCTGACAATACCAGTACAACCATTTTCCATGGTATCAGTATTAAAGGAATACACCTGATATCCGATACTACTATAGCCGTTGCCACCAGTGCTGGCATTCTTATTATGACACCCCATGAAAGAGAACCCCGGCCAGTGTTAAAACATAAAGCCACCTGCATCAATGGTCTGGGCAAAAACTACTACTGGGGCTCTATGAATGGCGTATACGCCTTGCTCAATGATTCCATTCACTACCTGGGCACACAATACCCGCAGCTAAGCGGTATTATCAACCGCATCAATATTGCGCCGGATTCGGCCATCTGGATATCAACACCGGAGGGCCTCCACATACTGAAAAACGGTCAGCTAAGCACCATCGGAAAAAAACAGGGATTACTGAGTGATATTTGTAAGGATGTATTTTTTGATGGCAATATAGCCTGGGTATCCACTGATCAGGGTATCTCCCGCATCATCTATCGCTGGAATCACAATACCCCCATCTATTCCATTTCCGGGATCACAGAAAACGACGGACTTATTTCATCTGATGTGAATCAGACCACTGTCAGCGATAATTACATCTGGGCCGCCACCGCCAGGGGAATTTGTTTTATGTCTAAAAACGATACTCCCCGTGCCATGCTTAACCCGCTTATCAATATCAATACAGTTATCAGAGATAACGATGAAATTGTTCCCCGCGATACGGTGGCGATAGACTATAGAAAAAATAAACTCCGCATCGAATTATCCGGTATTTCTTTCCGGAGTGGCAAACAAACCACTTATCAGTACCGGTTCAAAAACCTGGACAGTAACTGGACCAGTACCGCTACCGATGTACTGGAATTTTCCACCTTGCCCTTCGGCATTCATACCTTTGAAGTAAGGGCCGTAGATCGCTGGGGCAATAAAAGCGATCCTGTAAAAAGAATCACCATCACCGTTATCCCTCCCTTCTGGAAAACATCCTGGTTTATATTTTTTACTTATCTCTTTACGGGCGCCCTGATCGGGTATTCCGTTTATGTTTATTTCAAGATACAACAACGTAAAAAAGACAAGATCTATCAGGCTAAAAAGGAAATGGCAGAACTGGAGATGAAAGTGCTGAGAGGACAAATGAACCCACATTTTATCTTTAACTGCCTGGGGTCCATACAGCATCATATCCTACGGGCAGATATTACAAATGCCAACTTATATCTGTACAAATTTTCGAAGCTGATACGGAATATCCTGCAATACAGCATTGCTGCCACCATTACACTGGAAGAAGAAGTAGAAGTACTGGAGCTTTATCTGGAACTGGAAAAAGTACGCCTGGGAGAGCGCATGAACTATGTGGTAGAGGTCACCCCTGACATCGATCCTACCTTTATCAATATCCCCTCTATGATTATTCAACCCTATGTAGAGAATGCCATTAAACATGGTATCACTCCGCTGGTGGACAGAGCGGGGAATATCAGAATCAGTTTCAACCGGGAAAACAACTACCTGGTATGTATTATTGATGATGATGGCATCGGTATACGGGCATCGTTAACCGCTCAAAAAGCCAATTTCTCCGGATATATATCCATGGGTACCGGCATCACCAAAAGCCGGATCGATGTCATTAATGCCATCCAAAAGAATAAAATATTGCTGGAAATAATCGATAAAGAAGCATCCAATCTATCCGGTAAGGGCACCATTGTCCGCGTATCTTTTCCCATATTAAATGACTAG
- a CDS encoding putative quinol monooxygenase encodes MSIYLTAIIKTKTEHRDEVVAVLQNMVKETRKEEACIQYDLHQGTEDENLFVFYEIWKSREGLDSHNQQPYIQAFVALAQDKLQEAPKVYLTKKI; translated from the coding sequence ATGAGCATTTATTTGACCGCGATTATCAAAACAAAGACCGAACATCGCGATGAGGTCGTAGCAGTATTACAGAATATGGTAAAGGAAACCAGAAAGGAAGAAGCCTGCATTCAGTATGACCTTCATCAGGGAACCGAAGATGAAAACCTGTTTGTTTTCTATGAAATATGGAAGAGTAGGGAAGGACTTGACAGCCACAACCAGCAGCCTTATATCCAGGCATTTGTTGCTTTGGCGCAGGACAAATTGCAGGAAGCCCCCAAAGTTTATCTGACTAAAAAAATATAA